GGCGTACGACTTCCGAACGTCGCGCGGTCGCGACGGCCCGCGTGAGATCCTGTCGCGGTATCAGGGCTATCTGCAGAGCGACGGCTACGTGGTCTACGAATCGTTGGCTCGGGAAGGGGCCGCCCGGTTGACGCACGTCGGCTGTTGGGCCCACGCACGGCGAAAGTTCGAAGAAGCGCTTTATACCACCAGTCATTCGCTGCTCCATGAAGCGTTGGCGGCCATCGCCAAGGGCGGATCACTGAGATAGTCGCTCCAGGCGTCGAAGTCGATGTTGGTCACCAGGGCCGTCGAACGCTGGGGACCGCGAGTATCGATGATCTTGTACAACAGGCTGGCGACCTGCGCGGACGCCTCGCGTTCGAGCCGGTCGAAGCCGAACTCGTCGATGATCAACAGATCGAAGCGGCAGTAAAAACGGACCCGTTTGGGAAGCGTGTGGTCGGCCAGGGCCGCGGTCAGATCGGCGAACAGTTCGCCGCTGGTCGTGTAGCGCACGGTGTAGCCCACGACACAGGCCTGACGGCCGATCGCTTTGATGATTCTGCTTTTTCCCAGACCGCTTTGCCCCACCAGGACCAGATTGTTCTTGCGGCGCAGGAAGTCGCAGCTGGCAAGCTGTTCGATCTGGGCGCGGTCGATGGTCTGAGCGTTGAACTTCCAATCGAAGTCGGCCAGCGTGCAGACGTCGGGGAAACGCGCGTCCTTGATCCGCCGCTCAATGGCCCGCTCTCGCCGGCGATCGGCCTCGGCGCCGATCACGCGAGCCAGGAACTCCAGCGGCGCCAGGCCTTCCTGCTCGGCGCGCGCCAGATGTTCGTCGAAGCTCTGCTCCGACAGCGGCACGCGCAAGGTCGCGAAGTCGGCC
This genomic interval from Polyangia bacterium contains the following:
- a CDS encoding ATP-binding protein — encoded protein: MLADFATLRVPLSEQSFDEHLARAEQEGLAPLEFLARVIGAEADRRRERAIERRIKDARFPDVCTLADFDWKFNAQTIDRAQIEQLASCDFLRRKNNLVLVGQSGLGKSRIIKAIGRQACVVGYTVRYTTSGELFADLTAALADHTLPKRVRFYCRFDLLIIDEFGFDRLEREASAQVASLLYKIIDTRGPQRSTALVTNIDFDAWSDYLSDPPLAMAANASWSSE